In Gossypium hirsutum isolate 1008001.06 unplaced genomic scaffold, Gossypium_hirsutum_v2.1 scaffold_1199, whole genome shotgun sequence, a single window of DNA contains:
- the LOC107940665 gene encoding homeobox-leucine zipper protein MERISTEM L1 produces the protein MANIGGNCENVSDNIQQNNILEVFNNGYFENIQNIVVARDEVPMVGLQEAPRCEIEVNYNQFGANPPPEMNPVEDYFVQNNENSGSPLLYNPSSPQNSPGSESSTNAKPDHMNRASDLLMAVSIGAGLNKNKIIEQAVEAMEELFKLAIMGEPLWQHNGNGGMETLNGFQYLREFGSFDATMEQIMRMVEVGEPQCFLSSDCNCNFDQDVPSSFSKLNFEPLNIETSRETAFVEMNPMNIVQLLMDTKQWATTFYSIVSRTTLLGVILENVDGSYNGVLQVMSAEFHQRTPLIPARQCYFARYCKKHTNGTWGVVDVSLENLFPYPQVQFRRRPSGCVIQEVGNRGSKVTWIEHVEVDNRSLHPLFRPIVSSGFAFSAKRWIATINRHCQWLTTSTARTAPTTDGVLIPQEGRESLLKLAEKMTKNFFNNINSCSENVWSGLPQNFAAQDVRLRYGNILKVPGKPSGNIVIFTTSIQIPVPMEVLFDFLRHERTRNRWDLLSNQRHVRELVYVSNGENPKNRVSIMQVNSSPNKIEILYLQVLDTYNL, from the exons atGGCCAATATTGGTGGAAACTGTGAGAACGTGAGTGATAATATCcaacaaaataatattttggaaGTGTTCAACAATGGTTATTTTGAGAATATTCAAAATATAGTTGTAGCAAGGGATGAAGT TCCTATGGTGGGATTACAAGAAGCTCCTAGGTGTGAAATTGAGGTTAATTATAACCAGTTTGGGGCAAATCCTCCTCCTGAAATGAATCCAGTG GAGGATTATTTTgtacaaaataatgaaaattctGGCTCCCCCTTATTGTATAATCCTTCATCCCCACAAAATTCACCGGGTTCGGAATCATCGACGAATGCTAAACCCGATCATATGAACCGAGCAAGTGATCTTCTTATGGCGGTCTCGATAGGAGCTGGTCTGAACAAGAACAAAATCATCGAACAAGCTGTGGAAGCCATGGAAGAGCTGTTTAAGTTGGCAATAATGGGTGAACCACTATGGCAACACAATGGAAACGGTGGAATGGAGACTCTAAATGGGTTTCAATACTTGAGGGAATTTGGTAGCTTTGATGCAACAATGGAACAGATAATGAGGATGGTTGAAGTTGGTGAACCCCAATGTTTCCTAAGCTCTGATTGCAACTGTAACTTTGATCAGGATGTCCCCTCATCCTTTTCGAAACTCAATTTCGAGCCTTTGAATATCGAAACTTCTCGAGAGACCGCATTTGTTGAGATGAACCCTATGAACATCGTCCAATTGCTCATGGATACG AAACAATGGGCGACAACATTTTACAGCATTGTCTCGAGGACAACATTGTTAGGAGTTATATTAGAAAACGTTGATGGGAGCTACAATGGAGTTCTTCAAGTG ATGTCAGCAGAGTTTCATCAGCGTACACCATTAATACCAGCAAGACAATGCTATTTCGCAAGGTACTGTAAAAAGCACACAAATGGAACATGGGGAGTGGTTGATGTTTCCTTGGAGAATTTATTCCCATATCCACAGGTACAGTTTCGAAGAAGGCCATCAGGTTGTGTAATCCAAGAAGTAGGCAATAGAGGGTCAAAGGTAACATGGATTGAACATGTTGAAGTTGATAACAGATCACTTCACCCTCTCTTTCGTCCCATTGTTAGCTCAGGTTTTGCATTTAGTGCCAAACGATGGATTGCAACCATCAACAGGCATTGCCAATGGCTCACAACTTCAACGGCTAGAACCGCTCCTACAACTGATGGgg TTTTAATACCACAAGAAGGGAGGGAGAGTCTGCTGAAATTGGCTGAAAAGATGACTAAGAATTTTTTCAACAATATCAATTCATGTTCTGAGAATGTATGGTCGGGGTTACCTCAAAACTTTGCTGCTCAAGATGTTAGGTTGAGATACGGAAATATATTAAAGGTTCCTGGGAAGCCTTCTGGTAACATTGTAATCTTCACTACTTCAATTCAAATTCCGGTTCCGATGGAGGTTCTGTTTGATTTTCTTCGTCATGAACGTACAAGAAACAGG TGGGATTTGCTTTCAAACCAACGACATGTCCGAGAACTTGTCTATGTCAGTAATGGTGAAAATCCTAAAAATCGAGTTTCCATTATGCAAGTGAAT TCCTCACCAAACAAGATCGAGATACTATATCTCCAAGTATTGGatacctacaatctttga